One stretch of Candidatus Saccharibacteria bacterium oral taxon 488 DNA includes these proteins:
- a CDS encoding non-canonical purine NTP pyrophosphatase: MMKTITFITGNQHKADYLSRMLGLPLKHRAVDLTEIQSTSLEEVVEHKVRQAYTIAKCPVLVEDVALGFTALGGLPSPFIKFFVESPNGLENLCRMLDGFDDRSAVAACVFGYYDGQRVRLFRAELHGAISEYPIGDGGFGWDKIFCPDGYEGKTRAELTPDEDAETYRLFKPIDAVRQFLTTLE; encoded by the coding sequence GTGATGAAGACGATTACGTTTATTACCGGCAATCAACACAAAGCAGATTATTTATCGCGCATGCTGGGTTTACCACTGAAGCATCGGGCGGTTGATTTAACGGAAATTCAATCGACTAGCTTGGAGGAGGTTGTTGAACATAAGGTGCGTCAGGCGTATACAATCGCCAAATGTCCGGTTTTGGTTGAGGATGTGGCGCTCGGGTTTACTGCGCTGGGTGGACTGCCGAGTCCGTTTATCAAGTTTTTTGTCGAGTCGCCAAACGGCTTAGAGAATCTCTGCCGGATGCTTGATGGCTTTGATGATCGATCGGCGGTGGCGGCATGCGTGTTTGGCTACTATGACGGCCAGCGGGTCAGGTTGTTTCGCGCTGAACTTCATGGCGCTATCTCTGAGTATCCCATAGGCGATGGCGGTTTTGGCTGGGATAAAATATTTTGCCCGGATGGCTACGAGGGCAAAACGCGCGCCGAATTAACGCCAGATGAGGACGCTGAGACGTACCGCTTATTCAAGCCAATCGATGCCGTCCGTCAATTTCTCACCACACTTGAATAA
- a CDS encoding DUF1653 domain-containing protein encodes MSKGMYRHSKSGKLYEVIGLALETEAEDFLVIYRPLYENEYELFARPANMFTETVVLDGKSVPRFQKVNSETQV; translated from the coding sequence ATCAGCAAGGGTATGTACAGGCACAGCAAATCAGGCAAATTATACGAGGTGATCGGTCTAGCGTTAGAAACTGAGGCAGAAGACTTCCTAGTAATTTACCGACCTCTATATGAAAATGAATATGAGTTATTTGCTCGCCCTGCCAACATGTTTACGGAAACAGTAGTACTGGATGGGAAATCTGTGCCGCGATTTCAGAAAGTAAACTCTGAAACTCAGGTGTAA